The sequence below is a genomic window from Cucumis melo cultivar AY chromosome 5, USDA_Cmelo_AY_1.0, whole genome shotgun sequence.
ATGAAAAAGCCAAATCATCCAAGGACAATCTTGGAGGCCACTATTCTCAACGCTTTCTTATGGCGTAAAAGTTACAAGCCATTAAGAGGCATAGTTTCTCTTCTCTACAAAAGAGAATTTAGGCCTAGTGATATTGACAAACAACAAGACCACAATGATGTTAATTGTATTACTATATCATtctttaacaaaaaaataataataataaagaaagcaTGAAATATGTATTTACCTCTTCAGATCCGAGAGGTGGTTGTCGTGGCTTTCCCCACACTAAGGTCAATTTATCAAACTGCCAAAGATGCAAAAAGTGCATGATTTGAGATAAGTTTTACCAtgaagtaaaggaaaaagagaaaagtaaaaatgaaattaCAGTTGAAATTACAGATGTAATCACCTGAATAGGATCCTGTACAACAGGACTATCATCTGTAACTTTTTCTAAACCATTGGATGATGTCTGATGGGAATCAAGAGAAGATTGATTTTGTATTCTCATCTCTGCCACACTAAAACCATTATTATGATTTTCACGGAATAATTGTGAAGTTGTTTCTCGTGCAAATTTGGTGACAAGAGAAAACTTTTCCAGAATTTGAATTGGGAGGTCACGTGCTGGATCATGAGCCTTATGCCTTTGTTTCCCACCGTACCGAGAAATTTTCGATCTTTCTTCATGAGAATCTTCACCAGCCCTCCTTTCCAAATTTGATGGAGACACATCAAAGGAAGCAGATGAAACAGCACTGGCTATCGAACCAGACCTTGGCAGCTCCAAAGAAGATAAAGTTCTCTACATATGAAAATAAAGTGGATCAGTATCCTTGGATGATATGACAGTAGTAAAGCAATAATACGAGAAAGAAGACGCCGCTAAAGGTTGAAAATCTGATGAGAACCAAAAGATTGACCTAAAGAAACAATAGTTGGAAATTGTCAATAAATGAGAAGGGTAACAAGTACCTGAAGAGGATTCTGAAAATCGTTCACAAGAAATGTATTTGCATCTTCTTCAGACCTAAATATGTGCTGAAAATTAGAAAACTTGCAAATAGGATCCGACTAagattataaatttaatctaaTCATAAAAAGAAGCCCAAAATGAAAACAAAGGTGGGAGAGATTATAACTAAATGGCATATGGAAGAAAAAATTACAACTCCAGtcaccaaaaaagaaaaacaaaaagaagcatACAACCACAAATTCCTCAAGATAAATCCCACGAATGAAACCGACTGCCGAGGACAACATAACAAAggaaaaaccaaaaaaaaaaaaaaaaaaaaaaaaaaccagcaGAGAACAGTAACAGAAAACGAAGAACGGCTGAAGAATCAAAGGCTTTTAACTGAAAAACAAAGCCAGAACCTTCTGACTGCAACAGACAAAACAGAACCATGTTACCACAACCATCAACAACTTGCCAACCTTTCAAACTTTCCTCCTGGCACCAACATATAAGATCCTCTATCTTCAACGAGTGAAGGTTGAGAAAAGACTATAAAAAGCTTAAAAGCCAACAACTGTGGTCATCTACAAGCACCCTACTCAAAAGAGTAAAAACACACACACGCCAATTAGCATATGTGCATATGTTATCTATTGTATGAAATCTTGGATACCTAGTTCTTCTTTAATCTTGTTGtgacctttttttctttttttgttaatacaatgctaattatttaaaaacaagCACCAATATGCATACATTCATAGATTATGAATTGTATGAACTTTTAGATTTAGCTTCATAGGTGCCATGTTCATGGGGGCCCCGAAGCTCTTTTATTGTTTAAATGGGGTTGGAGATTCGTATGGGAACCCAAAGCTTTTTGGTGTAAGTTATTAAAAGTATCCGTAGTTCCAACACTCGTGGTTGGCATTCTTCTGGAACCTTTGGCCTGAGTTTGAGAATTCCTTGGACTAATATATCCAACACTTGGCTGAAAGCCTGAAAGTGTCTACAGCTGCTTTCAAGTTGGGAAATGGAAGACAAATCAGACCTCGGCTGGATATTTGTGTTATGAATCTTTCCTTCGGAGCATTTTTTCCTTAGTTGTAGGAGTTACTTTATTACCCAATAGTGGTTCTGACTTTGAACATTGGgatgaaatattaatttttgGCATATTGCTTTCAGAAGGCTTCTAAAGACTCAAGGTGATTTTCTGATTTTCTGCAACTATTGTGTAGTTTGAACTCCTTACAACCTTGTTCTTCTCAAGATTCAAGGTGCTGGGTGTTACCTCCCCCCAGATTCTTCACGGTTAATTCTCTATATAAGCATCTAATGGTGGCCTCCCATTATCTAAAATTGTTTATCAAGCACTTTGGAAGTCCAGAAGTCCAAAGGAATTAATGTTTTCATTTGGACTATGCTACTCTTCTCTCTTAATTGTGCTGCCACCTTACAACATAAATAGCAACAACACTGTCTCTTTCCCTCAATGTGCCCTCAATGTTTGGCTCAAAGTGAAGACTTGCAACATTTGTTCTTTAAGTGTAGCATTTCTAAATCAGCCTGGGAggaatttttctcttttttcagTGAATATTTGCTTTGTCTTTTCCAACTAACATTTTTCAGCACTTGGTGGCCCCTCTTTTGGCAAATACTTGTCAAATAATATGGTCTAATGCAGTGAAACCTCTCCTGTCTAAAATATGGTTAGAAAGAAACCAACAGGTTTTTCATGATAAAAAACCCTTTCTTGATCTTTTCGTGCGGATTCGGCTCATCTACTTGAATCCTCGTGATGTTCTCGCTCCAAGGCTTTCTCTAATTATTCTATTTAAAACATTTGTTTGAATTGGAATGCTTTCATCTACTATGCTTAATTTAGTTTATATCTTTTAGTTGAACATTCATTCTCAGTTTCTATAATATTGTATTTTGAGCATTACACTCTTTTCATTATATCAATGAAAggttttgtttccttttcaaaaagtaaaaaataagaagaagaagaaaaaataaaaagatgtTGCGTTAAGAGGATGTGGATGGGGCATtctttttaaaaggaaaaattgaaagaaagaaattataCAAATGACAAGAACAAACCTCACAAGAAAAACATGTTGCTTTACAGTAGCAAGAAACTCCCGAACTCCTCCATTATAAAAATAAAGAGATGGAAATGCAAGTCCTGCAAATCATTCCAACCTTGAGCAGATAGAATTGTACCGTGACAATAGAATTGGGACACAAAAGATGAAATGTCATTAACAATTAGGTGTAACATGTAAGAGTAACAACAATATTCATTATTTCATTCACTGAATAACAACATTCAAAACTGCAGCATAAGCAAACTTTATGAATATTTCTAACAAAGccaattaaagaaaaataaagaactcCATCAACAGAACGATGCTATTATGAAATAGATCGAATAATACTTCAAAAACAATAAGCCTTTTTGGTTGTCCACGTAAAAACCATTGTCATGGCTATTTATTTTGAAATGGTTATATGAGTCTAAGAATTCCATTGATGAATGAAATTCACAAAAAAGCAAGAAAAGAACTTACAAAAATACATAGTGGATTACAAAACATTCTGTCACATAGCTATAGGGTTGCCCCCAAAGAACGTGAATTTTTTCCCTTGTGAACTCAATCTCAGTTGCAATAATAAAATTGTTCTCAGACGTGCATAACAATGTATCTTTCAATTCTTAATTTGTTCccctttttttctaaaataagaAATGCTTCAATGATTTTTTCTACtatatcttttcttcttctcctctgcAATAAAAGACtttattttcttccatttgagtCACAAATTGGTAAATGAAGAAACGGAATTGATTGTCAAGTTCAGCAGAATCTTCTagcttttctttttaaaaggttatttTTCTCTAGATAAGTTGAGCATCCATGCCAGAGCTGCTGATCGAATATGTAATATCAAAAACTTCGAAATAATATTTAGGAAAATATAAGCTCACCGAAGCTGATTAAACCTTATAAAGTTCGAAAGAACGACTCTCTGATATCTTTTTATAATAAGAAATAAATAGAAACCGTAGAAACTTGAACAAGTTTACCTTTAAAAGGCATCTGAGTTTAATGCATCAATTACCAATGTTAAGGATACAATTAAACGTACAGACACAGTTCAGgaacaatttaaatttatattccAGTAAGATTGGTAATTCGACGAGAATATATGAATGAACACCGCACTTAGAAAAAGGAAGGAGAGAAAGAATAAGTTACCTGACGACAATACGATAATAACGTACTGCCAACCAAATGCTGGAGTATGGCGACGGATAGACCTGACTTCGGTGAACGGCACTCCTCTGATGGTGTAAAGATTTCTATCTACATTTAAGAATCACATAATCAAGAAATTGACAGCAAGAAGATAATGCATCATTCCGATTACAATTCCAAAGCCAAACTACCTCTCTCCGATAATTTCGCAtttgagttttgtcctttgtaAGGAATCCATGTCTGCACAATTAAATACAAATGAATATGCAAATACAGATTTCATTTCTCTATCAAAATAAACACAGAGTTCCGATCAAACGTGCTTACAATGAACAGACACGATCCTTGCTTGATCAACCTCAATCTTCCACTAATTCTTTCAGACGCAAACTGCGTAGGATGAATTGTCACATTTTCTTTAGAATAAACAACCTCGGCACCTTCAAGTTCGCTCGATGTGCTTCCTCGACCGCTATCGGTCCGCATCATAGTAGTGGAACCCTAAAATTCATGAAAACAAGATCAAGCGGAGAAATGACGCAATTGGATGAATATAATTAATCGATGCAAGATAATTAAGAGACTGTAGCTAAAGAAATTGAAATGCGaaatcaacaacaacaaaaaaagaaaaaaaaaaagaacaaagaaaatccGACGTACTTGCTGCTGTGAGGCTGCGTAATCGGCATCGTCGGACAAATCGTGAAGGTCGGTTTCTAACATCGCCGTCGGAGAAGCAGTTGCTGTAAGAGCGGCTGCCGATGAGCCTCTTTTTGGCTATTATTTGCTTTTCTTTGTTTCgagagtttttttctttttctttttaatttctccCACTTCCTTAGAGGCTAAGGCGTCGTATCGAGGACCGTGTGCAATGTACACAACAAGCTTACAACGGGGAAGTTACGATGGCGGACCCACTTACTTGGGTTTATCTTCGTgtattcttttttcctttcatgACTTCTCCTTCTAACACGTGTCTACTACCATTTTTTTACTACCATGTCATTAAACCACGATTACTAGTAATTATCGTTCCTTATAAATAGACGACAATTTTTATTatactttgtaaatattttgctccatttaaaattaaataaattataacaaTATATGTGTTCGGAtgcattattttaattttttataagaaaTAGTAAAATCGATAACAAATTATAGAGATGATAAGTAGAAGATGTATGGTAAATTTAGATCAAAAAggtttttgatatttttcaacGTACATAGCGTGTGTAGATCATGATATATCAAGATATAATACTATTTGTGTCTATATATTATGATATAAATAGACATACATATAAAGTGTGTAGTTTATCTTGAACGGTCATCCATTGTAGATAGATTGACCCTGATATCTTgcaatattttggttcattttttatatatatatttaaaaatagccCTTAGGTTATATTATTATAAAGGAAATTTAGTTTGAAACTCTTAAAACGAGCaccactatatatatatatatatatatatatatatattattgagtAGGGTTTTAAACCCAAAAAAACACGAAATTAAGGAGGAACTTATAATTTAGTATTTTTAGTTGTTATTCGTAAATAACGATAAAAAATTCAAGAGAGAGAATcgtaaaaaatgacaaaataaacaaactatttacacttttTACGACAAAATCAAGTATAGcgagtttttgtttttttttttttttttttttgtcataaaTAGTATGTATTttctctattattatttttgaaaaacaccAAATTTTTATGCTAAGTTTGTAGATTTGGTCAAtcaattagttttttttaaaaaaatggaaacatAAGTAAAAGCATGTATTTTAAAGTTGTCATTTTCAACtaatccaaataaaatatcggaaaatgaataaaatatatAAGGTCATACGTATATGTATAAAGTACACCAACACCAATTAAGTCATGTATTATTATATAACTTTAAACAAACGAAGttagataataaaataaaattttggatACTTTGCAAAATAAATTATACTAATTAGGTCGGTGACTAACCCGCACATTAATTTAGTGTTCGTAAAAATGGGAAAAATAAAGTTCAACCTATATGCTACGTATGCCCTTCACTATCGATATGCTCGATGACGATGCACTTGATTGATATACTTATCAACCATACGCTCATTTATACTATATATTGATAAAACTTAATTGATGCacttgattgatatactttatAATGTTATGATTGACTAACATTCTTGATATAATTGATAATGATGTGTTTGACTGACTTGTTTATACCATCGATAAATTTGATTGATACACTTGACTAATACATTGATTGATTTCATAACGGTGCACTCTTTTAGACTAGTGAGCAACTTCAATATTTGGTAAAAGAGACTTGTTTTTAAATGGAATGTCTCATATTTTCCATCAATTCGTAATATCCTTTGAGAGAACAACAAAACTACACATAACTTAGCATATTCAGCCTACTCTCTTAGGTATTCATAAATTTGGAAAAATGTCTTTTATATCATCGTTCTTTCCCTTTTGACAAAGTATCTATCATGGGTggagttttaattttttttttttttttgtaaatttattgattcgttatgctatatttaaaaatgtcccgAATTATTTTATTATCGTTTTAGATATGGACATGacacttttaatttaaaaacaaatattttctcAAATCTCTCTCTTCTCCCACCTTCAACaatcttttccttctctttggAGTATCTCATACCAAGAGGTATTCAATGGAGAAGTTGGGGAATTGGGGGTTAAAAATATATAGTTTGTTGACAATCCATGTTGCAATTAGATCGTAAAGAATTATAATTTTTCGAGTATAATTACTGTGGAGATGGTAAATTGAACCTTTCACCTTTAAGATGAAAAATCATGTCAATTAATAATAGATTGAGCTCGTTTTAGTAGAAAAAGATGAAGATACTTACAAACTTATTTTCGAAAGAAACATTATGTTTATCGTATTTTCTAACTTACATTattaaaattgtaaatatttgtATTATTGTTAAAACTAGTAATAAAtaggattttttaaaaaataaaaaaaattgataaaacaTTTACGCTCAACAAAACCACTAAAGACAAATTTCATTAAATTGATTTTTCTATGAAGTGTAATACTTTGtcaaatgttatattttt
It includes:
- the LOC103496773 gene encoding uncharacterized protein LOC103496773 — translated: MLETDLHDLSDDADYAASQQQGSTTMMRTDSGRGSTSSELEGAEVVYSKENVTIHPTQFASERISGRLRLIKQGSCLFITWIPYKGQNSNAKLSERDRNLYTIRGVPFTEVRSIRRHTPAFGWQYVIIVLSSGLAFPSLYFYNGGVREFLATVKQHVFLVRSEEDANTFLVNDFQNPLQRTLSSLELPRSGSIASAVSSASFDVSPSNLERRAGEDSHEERSKISRYGGKQRHKAHDPARDLPIQILEKFSLVTKFARETTSQLFRENHNNGFSVAEMRIQNQSSLDSHQTSSNGLEKVTDDSPVVQDPIQFDKLTLVWGKPRQPPLGSEEWATFLDAEGRVLDSTSLRKRIFYGGVEHNLRKEVWAFLLGFHAYDSTYAEREYLQSIKRSEYLTIKNQWQSISPEQAKRFTKFKERKGLIEKDVVRTDRSLSFFDGDENPNVKLLHDILLTYSFYNFDLGYCQGMSDFLSPILFVMGDESESFWCFVALMERLGPNFNRDQTGMHCQLFAISKLVELLDTPLHNYFSQHDCLNYFFCFRWVLIQFKREFEYEKVMHLWEVLWTHYPSEHLHLYICVAVLKRYRNKIMGEQMDFDTLLKFINELSGHIDLDAAIRDAEALCVCAGENGAANIPPGTPPSLPLDDGSYYIQHDEVL